The Corylus avellana chromosome ca11, CavTom2PMs-1.0 genome contains the following window.
CAAAGAGGTGAGGCCTCCCAAGGAAGTTGTCTCCAGGTGGCTCTGGGTGGCACGCTGCCACCTCCCCATAATATGGTGATGGTGAGCCAGCCCACCAGCCTCTACTCACCACCCTCCCACTGACAGCCACtccctttaaattatttttcttaaaaaaaaaataataataattaaagttgATATAAcaggtgggtttttttttttttcttaaagtgtTTCATGCTTaggtgtcaattttttattaatgggtaCAAAAGAGTAAATTTGTGCCACAATCCCATTAAAAGTTGAATAGGATCCTCTTGTTGAAGTCTATTGAGTAGGCATTTGGATCCTCTCCAAGCCGTTTGGATGGGAGGGGATCCATTCCTTGTTATTGCAGGGACATAATTGTCCTCAAAAAATTTTTGGGGACAATTATGCCCCTGCAATAACAAGGATTGGATTCCCTCCGGTCGAAATAGACCGGAGAGGATATCAGTCCATTGAGTAGGTGGAAACATTAATTACATTGTGAGGCGTCAAATTGATAAAAGTATGTTCCTAAGTCCCtgcaaaaatttcaataaaagtatGCTTGAACACTTTCTTCCTAAGTATTCCATGCCAACTTTTAGccatttaatttcaacattaATTACATTGTTCCCTCGCCTTTGAAGATATAAACGTtgattcaaataaaatggagaataTTCATTTGTTGTAAAATGATgggtaatattgtcttaacattaaagttgaaggacaaaatttataatattacccatttttttacttaatgaatactctcaatttcgtttgaaatgacaaaaatcatATTCCATCTAGAGAACCGGGTACTAGGGTATTGTTAAAGGAGAGCAACTTCTATGGGGTTGCCGCACAAACCCACCCCTTTGTGCCACCAATAAAAAGTTGACACTTAAGTTTATCATACCAAACCTAagcttaagaaaaaaacataaaactaccTGATCATACCAAATCtgagacaaaaataaaaaaataaaaaactaattattaattttttattttatttaaaaaaaaaattaaaaagggtgGCTATAGGCCGATAGCCACCCAAAGTGGGGAATCGGAAGGGTGGCCCTAGAGGTGGCAGGGGGTGGCCGTGCGCCTCCTCCCTCTGGGGGTGTCTTGTTGGCCACCACCTCCCCCCGCATACAGCTACcccctttaaattattttacataaaagaaaaaaaaaactaactaaagTGATATAATCAggtggttttttttattttttttaaaggtatttcATGCTAAATTTGTGCCACAATCCATTAAAGTTGAATAGGATTCTCTTGTTAAAGACTTAAAGTCTGTTGAGTAGGTAGAAACATTAATTACAGAGGGTGTGTGGTCCTCGTAAGTTTGATTGTGCATTGGTGCGCCGTGCGCGTCGAAGTCTGCGGTTCTCGTAAGTTCGACAATTCCGTCTTTGGACTTCTGTTCGTAGAAATGAGCACTGACCCAGTCCTCggattttactttttattagaAATAGTTCTTGGACTTAATTTAACTCAAAAGTTAGTTTAAGAGTTGAGATTTTTCTTCACCCTTATAAATTacccatctccttaatacctaagcaatgtgagactttcaacacaccccctcacgtgtggcagGAGGATATCCAAACCGACACATACAACAATAAGAGATGGTGATCGACAGCCAATTAAACAATGTTGTGATATCATAataggaaaacaaaatgaaagagaagaaCTGATTCTCATTTACTCGATAAACAAATGGAAAGAATTTTCATccgaggaaatttgtgtccttaaTTCAAAGTCTATACTTTTGATTTGTCTTGTGGGTCGACTACACAGTGGGGTTGCTCGACTGCACACGGTTTGCTAGCAAGCGTGAGCAGAGGGTGCGTGTCAAACCCAATCTGTAGACAATTCCGTTTTTGGGCTCCACTTCGTACACATGAGAACTCAGTCCTTGGATTTTACTTTTCACATTGGGAATTTCGTGATAAACCCAGTTGTTCGGAAAGGAAGTAAATAGTAGAGAAAAGAGAATTACATTTACAGAGAGATCTCATTATCTTGTTATGGATTTCGTCACTCTGTTTCTCATTGTCTCTGCATTTTTTACTGCTTCAGCTCAACAAATTCAGTCTAATGTGAGCCGAGGCTCTTCTCTAACACCCACCACAAACTCTACGTGGTTGTCACATTCTGGTCTCTATGCCTTTGGATTTTACAAACAGGGCAATGACTACGCTGTTGGGATTTTTATTGCCGGAATTCCAGAGAAGACTGTTGTCTGGACTGCAAACCGTGATGGCCTACCAGTCTCCAACAATACTACCTTGCTTTTCGCAAGCGATGGCAGGCTTGTCCTTCAAATGGGACAAGAGCAGCTGGCTGTCGTAGCTGAATCTTCTGGGTCTGCTTCGGCTTCCATGCTAAACTCAGGCAATTTTGTCATCTATGATTCCGATCGAGGAATAATATGGCAGAGTTTTGATCACCCGACTGATACCCTTTTACCCAGTCAACGTCTCTTAGCAGGTCATGAGCTATTTTCGAGTATTTCAGACACGGATCACTCAACGGGTATCTTCCGTCTGAAGATGCAAAATGATGGAAACCTTGTTCAGTACCCGGTGGATACTCCCGACACAGCTCCATATGCTTACTTTGCAACTAGTGCAGGTGGCTTTGGAGATAACGGGACGCTAAACTTTGATGCTGATGGCCATCTCTACTTGCTAAACGCTACTAGTTTCAACATCAGGAATCTGACGGATGGAGGATATCCTACAAAAGAAACTATTTATCTCATGAGAATTGACGTTGATGGGATATTCCGGCTGTACTCCCATAATCTGACACAGAACGGAAACTGGTCAATTGTATGGTCATCTTCATCTGATGTGTGCGATCCAAAAGGTCTTTGCGGATTAAATAGTTTTTGTGTTTCATATGATCAAGAGGCTGAATGTTTATGTTTTCCGGGATTTGAAATGGTAAACGAAGGCAACCGAACTGCAGGCTGTGGGAGGAGCTTCTCTGCAGAAGGttgcaacaacaaaaatgaagatattAAATACAGCTTTGAAGAAGTGGCTAACATCACATGGGAAGATGTTTCATATTCTGTTCTGTCAGTACCATCCAAAGAATCTTGCGAACAAGCTTGTTTGGAGGATTGTAACTGTGAAGCTGCGCTATTCAAAGACAGGACGTGCAGCAAACAAAGGCTTCCATTGAGATATGGGAGAAGGACACAGACTGATTCAAACATAGCTTTCATCAAGGTAAGTATTTCTACACCCACTACTCTTCAAAACCTCTCTGATGGGGATTGGGGATTGGGGGGCTGCTGGACGATAGAAATGGGAAGGGGTTGGTTCGGTTGAACATAAAAATTGGGTGGGTTGCTTCACATGACACAACACATCTGTAAAGCACCCCAAATTTCAACACATCCCCTCaccaccaaaagaaaaaacacccAACCGCATGCAATTTCGCCACCTACAAGCAATACCTAACCTGAAACACACATTtctattactttatttatttatatttttttaatcaaagcaaAACCAATTTCTGAAGAGAGaaagtagagagagaaaagacaCGAAACTTCACATGAAAGTGGGTTGCTTTGGGCGAAATCTGGCAACAGCATTGTGCTGAGGGGGTGGTGGGTTTTTTAGGGCTAGAACCACGGGGTCTTTTGAAAGGTGAAAACCGAAAAGAGATTTCTTTTTTTCgattgcttttttcttttttcgttggAGAATAAGATGCAGTTCTTttatggtgtatatatatagacgaGTTTGCTATCATGAACTACCCAACTGTTAAAAGAAAGACATAAAACTTTAACTAATATGgaacccaaaaaattattttgctaAACCATGTAATGAAAATGtagagtagaaaaaaaaaaaaccaaaatactcTGTAAAATGCTAGGTGCAATGATGGAGTTTGGTgttaaagtataaattaaatgattaaatttatcacattttattagcttaagtttttggggaaacttcactaaggacccccaaacttccacccgttttgaaataccccctctgaacttcaaaatctctcaatttagtcccatgaactttcaattgctctcaatttggacccctccgtctaAATCAATCGTTAACCTCAAACGGAAAATGAAAAACGTGACCTGCACGTGACTTTTTTACATGAactacccattataccctcataCTAACTGCGTTAAATGTCCAAACTACCCTTTTcgaaaaaaatcccaaattaaacCTAAAAGTGAAATCTCGTTCTTCAACTCCATGGCCGGCGGCTTTTcgaccttttcttttttcttctctgcagAATCTGATGAATGCCTGTGGAATTTGGGAGAGATTTGGCGGATATCCACCACTGGAAAACTCCACCAGTTACTCTCATCAACATGTCTCAAAGCTCTCACTCCTCTTGCCCTGCTCATctcaaaacccatttcaaaTTTCACACCGAAACCCAAATCCCATTGGAAATGGATTCCCATACTAGGAATTCTTTTGGCCACCACTACAATCCcatttctttttagaaatcaACTTCCCCTGGGCTTTAGCATGGATTTTCACAGAAATTCACAACCTTGGATTGGATTTGGAAACTGGGTTTTTCTTGGATTGGTTGGTGGAGTAGGAAACTGGAACTGTTGATGACCCGAAAGGGTAGAAGCAACTCGGATGACTTGACCAAGAAATAATCATTTTGTGCGATGAATTTGCGAGGCTTTTTGAGGTGTTTGGGGGAGAAGATGCTGGGTTAGGCCGTGGAGAGGACGGTTGTAGCTTCGTTGTAGTTCTGGTTGGGCTGCTTTCGAGAGGTTCGGGGTTTTCGAGTGGAGATTGCGAGCGGGGAATTGCTCGATTCTGACAGAGTCAAAGAAGGGGAAGAAGAGTGCAAGGTTCTAGTCGATGTTGATGGGGATTTGACGATGTCATGTTCGAGAGCCAACATTTTTTCCGGGAAGGTTCCGGCGAGCTTGGGAAATCTCTTCAAAGGGTATAATGGGTAGTTCAGTGGTAAAAAACCACGTGCAAGTCACGTGTTTAGGGTTCCGTCTGAAGTTAACGATTGATTTAGAcggaggagttcaaattgagagcaattgaaagttcagggggctaaattgagagcttttgaagttcagggggggcatttcaaaacgggtggaagtttggaggtccttagtgaagtttcctctaAGTTTTTAGGAcaagtaataatttaacatgatatcaaattCAGAGATCATgagttcaaaataaaatttaatcatttaatgtaTAATATTAAAAGAGCAAGACATAAAAATGAGGAAGGGAATTTTATTGAATACTACTCGATCCAAAGGTAAGAGAGTCACCAGTACACACAAGAGGCTCGGTAATATTTCTCACTGACTCGTATAGAAAACTAAAAGAACCGAATACATCAGAATGATCAGATAATGATAATACAGAGACGACTATTCTCCAATGATGCCTTTTCTTCTCCTCTCAGGTATCTACGAACGCAGCAGAAACTCAATCCGTTGTAAAGCCGGGCTCTTTGTTGACAGCTACGGTCAACTCTTCATGGCTATCACCTTCCCATCTATATGCCTTTGGATTCTACAAGCAAGGCAATGGTTATGGTCTAGGCATTTTTCTTGCTGGTCTTCCACAGAAGACAGTGGTTTGGACAGCCGACCGAGACAAACCTCCAATTCCAGCtgattttaaattgaatttcaaaAGTAATGGACGACTGGTTCTGCAATCGGCACAAGGCACAGAGACGGGCCTCGCCAATTTCCCGGTAGGTGCCAGCTCAGCATCGATGCTTGACTCCGGCAACTTTGTTCTCTATAATTCTACTAATCATATAGTATGGCAGAGTTTCGATTACCCAACCGACACCCTTTTACCAACGCAGAGTATTTCCGCCGGACAAGTGTTGTATTCCAGTCTTTCACACTCTAACCAGTCAACCGGCATATTTCGTCTCTTGATGCAAGAAGATGGATATCTCGCAATGTACCCAATTGGAACTCCATACACAAAGGATTATGGTTATTGGTCAGCTGGTATAAATGGACAAGGAAATGATGTGATACTAAAACTTGATGATGATGGTCATCTCTATTTGCTCAATGGCGCTGGCGCTTATATATGGAATCTAACATTGGGAGAAAGTTATACAAAAGGTTTTATCTACCGATTGACAATTGACCCCGATGGGATTTTGCGGCTATACTTTCACAATAGGAATCAGAATGAAGATTGGACAGTCGCATGGTCTATGCCAGATGACAAGTGTGCGCCTAAGGGTCTATGTGGATTTAATGGATATTGTGATTTAAATGTTCAGGGCGTTGGTTGCAAATGTCTTCCTGGATTTGCGTCGGTCAACCAAGGCGATTGGGGTTCAGGCTGTGAAAGGGATTTCACTGCAGAAAGttgcaaaaacaacaaaaataccatGGAAGCAGTGCCTAATACCGTATGGGAAAATGATAATTATTCGGTTCTCATATCGTCAACACAAGAGAATTGCAGAGAAGCATGTTTGCAGGACTGCAACTGTGAAGCTGCACTATTCAAAGACGGGTTGTGCACAAAACAAAGGCTTCCTTTGCGATTTGGGAGAAGACTACAAAGAGATTCAACGGTAGCCCTCATCAAGGTGGGTACATCTATAGATAGAAATCTGCCAAAGGAGGACATCATAATAGTGAGTGTTTCATTTGTTGCTTTTGCATTAATTGTCTTAGCAATTTCTGGAATTGCAATTTACAGATATCGTGTTTGGTCATACAAAAGGATATCTAATAATGGAGACATTGTCTTGCGTGAGGATTTTGCTCCAAAATCATTCACTTACATAGAACTTGAGAAAGTGACTGACGGTTTCAAGGAAGAGCTTGGCAGAGGAGCGTTTGGGACAGTATATAAAGGGGCAATAAAGAATGGCGACAGCGAGAAGAATGTAGCCGTCAAGAGGCTTGACAAATTGTTGGCCGAACGGGAAAGAGAATTTCATACAGAGATGAAAGTTATTGGGAGAACACATCACAAAAACCTTGTGCGTCTATTGGGTTATTGCCATGATGGACCCAACAGGCTTTTGGTGTACGAGTTCATGACAAATGGGTCACTTGCAGATATACTCTTCACACCTGAAAAACAACCTTCTTGGGATGAAAGAATGGAAATTGCTCTCAACATAGGAAGAGGAATTCTTTATCTCCATGAGGAGTGTGAGCCACAAATCATTCATTGTGACGTAAAGCCCCAGAACATACTCATGGATGAAAACAGGTGCCCAAAAATCTCTGACTTTGGATTGGCAAAGCTGTTAAAGGCAGATCAAACTAGAACCTTTACAGACATTAGAGGGACAAAAGGATATGTTGCCCCAGAGTGGCATCGGAAACGGCCCGTGACAGTCAAAGTAGACGTGTATAGTTTTGGAATTGTGCTGTTGGAAATTATATGTTGTCGAAAGAGTGTGGACCAAAATCTTCCAGAGGAAGAGGCAATTCTTGAAGAATGGGCATACCAATGCTTTGAGAGTGGTGAGCTAGGTAGACTAGTGAATAATGAAATGGTTGACAAGAGACAATTAGAGAGAATGGTTAAAGTAGGACTTTGGTGCATTCTGGATGAGCCCTCACTCCGCCCTTCAATAAAGAAGGTTCTACTCATGTTGGAAGGGACCATTGATATCCCAGTCCCTCCAAGTCCAACATCATTTCTATGTACCGTATGATTCCAATCCCACCAAATCATGCATCCTTTCTTTGTGTCTTCTAAAATGTgcttgtacttaaaaaaataagtctTGCCTAGTGACATATATGCCTTAGAATTGTGTCAATGTTTTGGTGTAAGCATCGAGTCTTTCTTTTAAGTACCATTTTGAATTGCATTCTTGTAGTAATGCTCCAATAAAGAATTTTCTTATCAGGTTCttctttatttcaaaaaaaaaaaaaaaaaaggaaaaaaaaagtgaaataacaaataattcttGTAATCATGACCATGTTAAGTTTCATCCTTGCTATCCTCCCACGATATATTTGGGTCTCCGACTATCTCTTCTTCCAATACTAAATATGCGTTTCGGTACTTAAAATGTATTTGTATCATCTCATTTAGCTAGGGAGTACTACTCTTAATTATATAGGAACATATGCTTTACTATCTATCATTGGCCAATAATTTGACGTCTTTTGTCCCTTTGGGCAAACTCAAAATACACTGATGGGTGTTTGAATGTGGGTAATCTTTAGGATTTTTGggaattctaaaaaaattaccTCATTTGGTTGCACTCAAGTGGAGGAATTCAGATACTCAAGGAAATGTGGATTCCCTCCCACCTGAATTTTGCTGGAAATGTGGATGATAAAGGTCTTAagaaactttcttttctttcaaataacaaaaaaatgcacACATTCCTTTTAACACAAAAAAGGAATCATTGAAACCTAACTctaaggattttttatttatttttttcaaatacaaatatGCACACATTCTTTTTAGAGCAAACTTCACTAGTCTATTTTGTCGCCTTTTACATTtctcccaaaagtttaaaaaatttcagtttagtgtatcaaacttatAAACTACTTTGACTGTCATTAGGGTCTGGGTTAAATTTGACTATCAACGCAAGAATTGACTCTTAAACCCTTATaaactttatgaaattacaaaatatcCATTATGTTCTTGAACTTCACTTACAGAGTCGAGTGCTTTCCTGCCATTTCCATCCAACACACTTATACTTTTCCCTCTTCAACATATTTTGTTGCCACGATATCTTTTGTTGCCCATGTCTTTGTTGGGAGAAACAACAATACACAAAACTTCCTTTTTGTATGAATCTGCAAGAAACTATAAAATAGAGCAATATATATTCGGAAAATATATATCCAAACAGCACAAGCACAAGACACATGATTTTCTACGTGGAAAAACCTAGGGGTGCAaagacggttacggttagcggttagtggcaataaccgctaactgtaaccgccttagcggttagtatatttcactaaccgcaaccgctaaccgcttaacggttagcggttagcgaaatagataaccgctcgctaaccgctttttttaaattgggcttatttttaccctcatttttttttcttgtatttttaatatcttcttgggcccaattgctataaaaagagcccatattgaaaaatcacaaatatttgacacaaaatttacatttacttgtactttaaaaaaatttccttaaatattaaatcataactggttaacttttttaaaaaaaaaaaactaaaaaaaaaattcaacacaacatacaaaaaaaagttcagaattcagacaactgtcagtAACTTTGAGAGAGGCTGCTCAGCAACTTTGAATGATTTTGAGATTTCGTGAGATTTGGGGTTGGAAAGAAATAGATGAATATATACAGGTgtaaaacgacgtagttttgccttctatataatatttttttttttaaaaaaaaaaaggttaaaggataaaactattaactatcaataattcaattttaaaaaaattgtacaaatggttcaaaaaattcaaaattgttcaaaaaatggttaattttttttttttttttNNNNNNNNNNNNNNNNNNNNNNNNNNNNNNNNNNNNNNNNNNNNNNNNNNNNNNNNNNNNNNNNNNNNNNNNNNNNNNNNNNNNNNNNNNNNNNNNNNNNTTATAAAAAACTTCATTTCTATTTTGAATTatgttcatcaattttttttgtatatagtATAAACATAGTATAtaacgaaaacaaaaaaaaaattattttgtgattaCATTCTAGTTTGACCCCTCCAAAGATAAATTTATGGCTCCACCACTGTTTAGATGACATAATAAACAatctatatttttgtttgtttagatTAAAG
Protein-coding sequences here:
- the LOC132164948 gene encoding G-type lectin S-receptor-like serine/threonine-protein kinase LECRK3, with product MDFVTLFLIVSAFFTASAQQIQSNVSRGSSLTPTTNSTWLSHSGLYAFGFYKQGNDYAVGIFIAGIPEKTVVWTANRDGLPVSNNTTLLFASDGRLVLQMGQEQLAVVAESSGSASASMLNSGNFVIYDSDRGIIWQSFDHPTDTLLPSQRLLAGHELFSSISDTDHSTGIFRLKMQNDGNLVQYPVDTPDTAPYAYFATSAGGFGDNGTLNFDADGHLYLLNATSFNIRNLTDGGYPTKETIYLMRIDVDGIFRLYSHNLTQNGNWSIVWSSSSDVCDPKGLCGLNSFCVSYDQEAECLCFPGFEMVNEGNRTAGCGRSFSAEGCNNKNEDIKYSFEEVANITWEDVSYSVLSVPSKESCEQACLEDCNCEAALFKDRTCSKQRLPLRYGRRTQTDSNIAFIKVSISTPTTLQNLSDGDWGLGGCWTIEMGRGWFG
- the LOC132164952 gene encoding G-type lectin S-receptor-like serine/threonine-protein kinase LECRK1 gives rise to the protein MGSSVVSTNAAETQSVVKPGSLLTATVNSSWLSPSHLYAFGFYKQGNGYGLGIFLAGLPQKTVVWTADRDKPPIPADFKLNFKSNGRLVLQSAQGTETGLANFPVGASSASMLDSGNFVLYNSTNHIVWQSFDYPTDTLLPTQSISAGQVLYSSLSHSNQSTGIFRLLMQEDGYLAMYPIGTPYTKDYGYWSAGINGQGNDVILKLDDDGHLYLLNGAGAYIWNLTLGESYTKGFIYRLTIDPDGILRLYFHNRNQNEDWTVAWSMPDDKCAPKGLCGFNGYCDLNVQGVGCKCLPGFASVNQGDWGSGCERDFTAESCKNNKNTMEAVPNTVWENDNYSVLISSTQENCREACLQDCNCEAALFKDGLCTKQRLPLRFGRRLQRDSTVALIKVGTSIDRNLPKEDIIIVSVSFVAFALIVLAISGIAIYRYRVWSYKRISNNGDIVLREDFAPKSFTYIELEKVTDGFKEELGRGAFGTVYKGAIKNGDSEKNVAVKRLDKLLAEREREFHTEMKVIGRTHHKNLVRLLGYCHDGPNRLLVYEFMTNGSLADILFTPEKQPSWDERMEIALNIGRGILYLHEECEPQIIHCDVKPQNILMDENRCPKISDFGLAKLLKADQTRTFTDIRGTKGYVAPEWHRKRPVTVKVDVYSFGIVLLEIICCRKSVDQNLPEEEAILEEWAYQCFESGELGRLVNNEMVDKRQLERMVKVGLWCILDEPSLRPSIKKVLLMLEGTIDIPVPPSPTSFLCTV